One window of the Pseudomonas lurida genome contains the following:
- a CDS encoding NEL-type E3 ubiquitin ligase domain-containing protein, whose protein sequence is MPTESSALAFQGRQFELIQNALPAWVKGTTLARIRALKLNGLRAPAPPANVSPELKRAVADHWQAQGTLDRRLGPLNDLRAFAEPLLKRALFTHYGEVDVRNTWLRIYVNAPGAWWMMNVKRGVHSKTLSLLDMALHNFAAGDSFVDHAFMGPEDARGQRDILSIRHRFNGQKLTAEGFKTLCRSLDIGRLYQARLRSALGFDQPALARTVRNEVVSQLKADLRSSAHLGLHHGHLPSDACQAVLDFINGPLGLTLDGRTLRCYTLSLAGCQLAGILLFATPPEQRAASGRLIAWVPQDPEHPLKQYPSPLAFVAQLTRQLHSGTDYQAFFSQFVAHAQRGSFFAQVRSRAQLPISLLDITQDHPNRAAEPAQDNAWHYLYRAKLNKLVNDARELAVSTAYVDQLARWAWWDNLEQMLSDVLNAALLVVTPFVPVVGQLMLAYSVYQLCDDVFEGIVDWAQGHAEEAGEHVLGVAENLIQVALFAGAGKIGEITRLKLSSFVEGLHPVQRGDGPLKLWNPDLTPYAQEHLDQGKPLVTLDDRHFDVRHEPKLDQHRIVHPSRTDAYQPQVFFNGDGAFVHEGEFPQSWDSQTLMRRLGPRVQGFTDQQLEQLRIASGTDEGVLRNMYRYNEPMPPLLASSLRRLEAQTYPEAASRKIRAGQALALEPPSDWLPQMVTELPGWPEDKALEIFRQTDRSGSPHRFGNPEAAPADTLSLSLAQALSGTLPDKIVGFLGETAVRDLLGANVPTEQRVQALRNTLADHVNLMAPDIADKVYQTWEQNDDPGLSTLRQPFTHLDTLTASTLLDSATEQERQALNQHRLPLRLRNLARELDFAARSVLAFEGFDQPSPLPLDTERLALNTLKSHSDTFAHLRIEIREHSATGDVLCEAGPATARTTHVLLRNTQGYQVHGPATTQRSPPTDLYQAIVQALPADRRDALGIQAGEGDALRQWLKQRVASLAERRKILAEPPVSVIQGRETSRLLGGPVLSRSATPPSRTQTEHARQTLQLLFPHLSEARLNRFLDDIPNTQLRKTLNGLVLEKQQLHTDLLGWQNSVILSLRDAAHEQQVRASIRQLTGMLERCWSERFAEYTDDWGHVQQGASLKLRGIPMPPRLPTLSASFEHVTFLDASVCNFGDAHSDFLKHFPALRALNLADNRLTQVPKALEQMRFLRVLKLAGNRLELAAHEVARLKKLRALNSLDLSNNPLARAPDISWMPGLRLLYLSGTPLETWPEGLFAHPRDDAFVLDLRGTRISRIPTVETGSARARVVARTRLDRRTLVDEQRARYEGLRVAAGLDPNRTYEPLSHNDFWMEGLEGEDRQSAEALWQAVEQEQGSQGFFEVIEALVIENVFETDADRQRFIINRPLLTQQVWRMLWEVHEDTELRERLFKMASFPGLCPDAGAQIFNEMGVEVLVSEIQHNAVTLAEREGHLVTLAKGSARLKQLAKVVGQEVARRLRPVQDGGEGLRLRSDVRDGEPGEVDEVDIHLAYQTALASRLDLPWLSDHMLYRVNANVSPAQIDQAHDTVLELGTGDGLVNQMLLEPWWEQHLRDAYDSEYRDNERAYGERFLALDDLQALQAQWTQADAPTRERLRAPLIALTDAVQVPESVVFSDEPMSDELYNRLLNDLGYNQQEWMRRLTRRALDKATGHSNRAQ, encoded by the coding sequence ATGCCTACCGAGTCATCCGCCCTGGCGTTCCAGGGCCGTCAATTCGAACTGATCCAGAACGCACTGCCCGCCTGGGTCAAGGGCACCACGCTGGCACGCATTCGCGCCCTCAAGCTCAACGGCCTGCGAGCCCCGGCACCGCCCGCCAACGTCTCGCCCGAACTCAAGCGCGCCGTCGCCGACCACTGGCAAGCCCAGGGGACGCTTGACCGCCGCCTCGGCCCCCTCAACGATTTACGCGCCTTTGCCGAGCCGCTGCTCAAGCGTGCGCTGTTCACGCACTACGGCGAGGTCGATGTGCGCAACACCTGGCTGCGGATCTATGTGAACGCGCCCGGGGCCTGGTGGATGATGAACGTCAAGCGCGGCGTGCACAGCAAGACCCTGTCGCTGCTGGACATGGCCCTGCACAACTTCGCCGCTGGCGACAGCTTCGTCGACCATGCCTTCATGGGCCCGGAGGACGCCCGCGGCCAGCGCGACATCCTGTCGATCCGTCATCGCTTCAATGGGCAAAAACTGACCGCCGAAGGTTTCAAGACCTTGTGTCGGTCGTTGGACATCGGCCGCCTCTATCAGGCGCGACTAAGAAGCGCCCTGGGCTTCGACCAGCCTGCGTTGGCCCGCACCGTGCGCAACGAAGTGGTCAGCCAGCTCAAGGCGGACTTGCGCAGCAGCGCCCACCTTGGCCTGCACCACGGGCACCTGCCAAGTGACGCCTGTCAGGCGGTGCTCGATTTTATCAACGGTCCGCTGGGCCTCACATTGGATGGCCGCACACTGCGCTGCTACACCCTGAGCCTTGCAGGCTGCCAACTGGCCGGGATCCTGCTGTTCGCCACACCGCCGGAGCAACGTGCCGCCAGTGGCCGCCTTATTGCCTGGGTGCCCCAAGACCCCGAGCACCCCCTCAAGCAATACCCCTCGCCGTTGGCGTTTGTCGCGCAACTGACGCGCCAGTTGCACAGCGGCACCGACTATCAGGCGTTCTTCAGCCAGTTCGTGGCACACGCTCAACGCGGCAGCTTTTTCGCCCAGGTAAGGTCCCGTGCCCAACTCCCGATCAGCCTGCTGGACATTACCCAGGATCACCCCAACCGCGCCGCCGAACCGGCGCAGGACAATGCCTGGCACTACCTGTACAGGGCCAAGCTGAACAAACTGGTGAATGACGCCCGCGAGCTGGCGGTGTCCACGGCCTATGTCGACCAACTGGCCCGTTGGGCCTGGTGGGACAACCTGGAGCAGATGCTCTCGGATGTGCTGAATGCGGCCTTGCTGGTGGTCACGCCCTTTGTGCCCGTGGTGGGGCAACTGATGCTGGCCTACAGCGTTTATCAACTGTGCGACGACGTCTTCGAAGGCATCGTCGACTGGGCCCAGGGGCACGCCGAAGAAGCCGGCGAGCACGTGCTGGGGGTGGCGGAAAACCTGATCCAGGTCGCCCTGTTTGCCGGTGCCGGTAAAATAGGCGAAATCACGCGTCTCAAACTGTCGTCGTTTGTCGAAGGCTTGCACCCGGTACAACGGGGCGACGGCCCGCTCAAGCTGTGGAACCCGGACCTCACCCCTTACGCCCAGGAACACCTCGACCAGGGCAAACCCCTGGTAACGCTGGACGACCGGCACTTCGACGTACGCCATGAGCCCAAGTTGGACCAACACCGCATCGTGCATCCGTCCCGCACCGACGCTTATCAGCCCCAGGTCTTTTTCAATGGCGACGGTGCATTCGTACACGAGGGCGAATTCCCGCAAAGCTGGGACAGCCAGACCCTGATGCGCCGTCTCGGCCCTCGCGTACAGGGCTTCACCGACCAGCAATTGGAGCAACTGCGGATCGCCAGCGGCACCGATGAAGGTGTGCTACGCAACATGTATCGCTACAACGAACCGATGCCGCCCCTGTTGGCCAGCAGCCTCAGACGCCTGGAAGCCCAAACCTACCCCGAAGCTGCAAGCCGCAAGATTCGCGCGGGTCAGGCGTTGGCCCTGGAGCCCCCTTCCGACTGGCTCCCGCAAATGGTCACGGAGCTGCCCGGCTGGCCCGAGGACAAGGCTCTTGAAATCTTCCGCCAGACAGATAGGTCAGGGTCGCCCCATCGGTTCGGCAACCCTGAGGCCGCCCCCGCCGACACGTTGAGCCTGAGCCTGGCCCAGGCACTGTCGGGAACACTGCCGGACAAAATAGTGGGGTTTCTCGGCGAGACAGCCGTACGCGACCTGCTCGGCGCCAATGTGCCCACCGAGCAACGCGTACAAGCCCTGCGCAACACACTGGCCGACCATGTGAACCTCATGGCGCCCGACATCGCCGACAAGGTGTACCAGACCTGGGAACAGAATGACGACCCCGGCCTGTCGACCCTGCGCCAACCCTTTACGCACCTGGATACCCTCACCGCGAGTACCTTGCTCGACAGCGCCACGGAACAGGAGCGCCAGGCGCTCAATCAACACCGACTGCCGCTGCGCCTGCGCAACCTGGCCCGCGAACTGGACTTCGCCGCGCGTTCGGTCCTGGCCTTCGAAGGCTTCGACCAACCTTCACCGCTGCCGTTGGACACGGAAAGGCTGGCGCTCAATACCTTGAAATCCCACAGCGACACCTTTGCCCACTTGCGGATCGAAATCCGCGAACACTCCGCCACTGGCGACGTGCTGTGCGAAGCCGGACCGGCGACCGCCCGTACCACACACGTGCTGCTGCGCAACACCCAGGGTTATCAAGTGCACGGCCCGGCAACCACACAGCGGTCGCCGCCCACCGACCTGTACCAGGCGATTGTGCAGGCCCTGCCTGCCGACCGGCGTGACGCGCTGGGCATTCAAGCCGGCGAAGGCGACGCGCTCCGGCAGTGGCTCAAGCAGCGCGTGGCGTCCCTGGCCGAGCGGCGCAAAATCCTTGCCGAACCGCCGGTGTCGGTCATCCAGGGCCGCGAAACCAGCCGGCTGCTGGGTGGCCCGGTGCTCAGCCGCAGCGCCACCCCACCCTCCCGAACCCAGACCGAGCACGCACGGCAAACGCTGCAACTGTTGTTTCCGCACTTGAGTGAAGCGCGCTTGAACCGCTTCCTGGACGACATCCCCAACACCCAATTGCGTAAAACGCTGAACGGTCTGGTATTGGAAAAACAGCAACTGCATACCGACCTGCTGGGCTGGCAGAATTCGGTCATCCTCAGCCTCCGGGACGCGGCCCATGAACAGCAAGTGCGTGCCTCCATAAGGCAACTGACGGGGATGCTCGAGCGCTGCTGGAGTGAGCGATTCGCCGAGTACACCGACGACTGGGGACACGTCCAGCAAGGTGCTTCCCTGAAGCTGCGGGGCATCCCCATGCCGCCCAGGCTGCCCACCTTGAGCGCCAGTTTCGAACACGTGACCTTCCTGGATGCCAGCGTGTGTAACTTCGGTGACGCTCACAGCGATTTCCTCAAACACTTCCCCGCGCTGCGCGCGCTCAACCTGGCCGACAACCGCCTCACACAGGTTCCCAAAGCGCTGGAACAGATGCGTTTTCTCAGGGTGCTGAAACTGGCCGGTAACCGCCTGGAACTGGCGGCCCACGAGGTGGCACGGCTGAAGAAACTGCGCGCACTCAACAGCCTCGACCTGAGCAACAACCCGCTGGCGCGGGCGCCGGACATCAGCTGGATGCCGGGCCTGCGCCTGCTTTACCTCAGCGGCACACCGCTTGAGACCTGGCCCGAAGGACTGTTCGCGCACCCTCGCGACGACGCGTTTGTACTCGACCTGCGCGGTACCCGCATCAGCCGCATTCCCACGGTCGAGACGGGCTCCGCGCGGGCCAGGGTTGTGGCCCGCACACGCCTGGACCGGCGCACCCTGGTCGACGAACAACGCGCACGTTATGAAGGTTTGCGCGTGGCCGCCGGCCTCGATCCCAACCGTACGTATGAGCCTCTCAGCCACAACGATTTCTGGATGGAAGGACTTGAAGGCGAAGACCGCCAGAGCGCTGAAGCTTTGTGGCAAGCGGTGGAGCAGGAGCAGGGTTCCCAGGGTTTCTTCGAAGTCATCGAGGCTTTGGTGATCGAGAACGTTTTTGAAACCGATGCCGACCGCCAACGCTTCATCATCAACCGCCCGCTGTTGACGCAGCAGGTCTGGCGCATGCTGTGGGAGGTGCATGAGGATACCGAGTTGCGTGAACGCCTGTTCAAGATGGCCAGCTTTCCCGGCCTGTGCCCGGACGCCGGCGCGCAGATTTTCAACGAAATGGGGGTTGAGGTACTGGTCAGCGAGATCCAGCATAACGCCGTCACCCTTGCCGAACGCGAAGGCCACCTGGTCACCCTGGCCAAAGGCAGCGCGCGCTTGAAGCAACTGGCGAAGGTCGTCGGCCAGGAAGTCGCCCGGCGCCTGCGACCGGTGCAGGACGGAGGCGAGGGGTTGCGGTTGCGCTCGGATGTGCGCGATGGCGAGCCCGGCGAGGTCGATGAAGTTGATATTCACCTGGCGTATCAAACCGCCCTCGCCAGCCGACTGGACTTGCCCTGGCTGAGTGATCACATGCTTTATCGGGTCAACGCCAATGTGAGCCCGGCACAGATCGATCAAGCCCATGACACGGTGCTGGAGCTGGGCACGGGAGACGGGCTGGTCAACCAGATGCTGCTCGAACCCTGGTGGGAGCAGCACCTGCGCGACGCTTATGACAGTGAATATCGCGACAACGAGCGTGCCTATGGCGAACGCTTCCTGGCCCTGGACGATCTGCAAGCGCTTCAGGCTCAATGGACGCAGGCCGATGCGCCGACACGCGAACGCCTGAGGGCGCCACTCATCGCCCTGACCGACGCGGTGCAGGTACCCGAAAGCGTGGTGTTCTCCGACGAGCCGATGAGCGACGAGCTGTACAATCGCTTGCTCAACGACTTGGGCTACAACCAACAGGAATGGATGCGCCGCCTGACACGCAGGGCGCTTGACAAGGCAACCGGGCACAGCAATCGGGCGCAATAA
- a CDS encoding transglycosylase domain-containing protein has product MGALWQTDSKPAVASTDSADPPPLPQSPHSRRLWWRLMWLVLLLALVALGWVASKEMRTSRLQAEHLSPFAAQLSYRVEPGASDAVVYPGDGPFDQRLGYSALDEFLPRLLKRNYLIQAQARFSPALMNYTEHGLFVPYAEKVQAGLTITDCRAAPLYSFTYPQQLYANFAAIPPLVVQSLLFIEDRDLLDTRQPFANPAVDWPRFAKAAWSQVAKLLHLPGQTAGGSTLATQLEKYRHSPDGLTLSGGEKIRQMISASVRAYQPGPNTLGSRQNIVRDYLNSVPLSAVPGHGEVHGLAEGLRVWYGADFNQVNALLAGNAPKDLGAKGLALREVLSLMIAQRRPSHYLTKGREELAQLTDSHIRLLAQNNVIDPALAKAALTSHVTYRDWQLQPTVQPVETNKAINVARSRLANLLNRPLYDLDRLDLSATSTLNYDLQTQATDYLKHLADPTFAAQMGLLGPRLLTPQSTPQVRYSFTLFELTPDGARVRVQTDNTDQPFDINEGSKLELGSTAKLRVLTTYLQIITELHDRYGAQRAADLKKIEVPDQDPLSRWALDYLIQSPDRDLSRMLDAALDRTYSASPGEAFFTGGGLHRFHNFRNEDNGRSPTLRDALRESINLPFIRLMRDLVRYTTYSGEDNSARLLKDDSDPRRQEYLAKFADHEGTAFLLKFWKKYRNKDTQARLDTFMDSLHPTAIRLAAVHRYLLPQASQESFNSFVRSHLKTLKTTDKLTDERLDTLYKSYGPGAYDLPDQGYIAKVHPLDLWLLGYLINHPDATFTEMVKASEFERQEVYSWLFKSRHQSARDSRIRTMLEIEAFLGIHERWKAVGYPFDHLVPSLATAIGSSGDRPAALAELMGIILNDGVRVPALRIDSLQFASGTPYETRVINDPNRAKRVLRSEIATALRGALSQVVDAGTAKRVAGSFKLADGTPLGMGGKTGTGDNRIEAMGAGGRILSSKSINRTATFVFYIGEHHFGTLTAFVPGASAEHFTFTSALPVQVLKGMAPILTPYLQPGTQTLCVAR; this is encoded by the coding sequence ATGGGCGCTTTATGGCAAACCGATTCGAAACCCGCTGTGGCTTCCACCGACAGCGCGGATCCACCGCCATTGCCACAAAGCCCCCACTCGCGACGGTTGTGGTGGCGGCTGATGTGGCTGGTGCTGTTGCTCGCGTTGGTGGCCCTGGGGTGGGTCGCCAGCAAGGAAATGCGCACCTCGCGCCTGCAGGCCGAGCACCTGAGCCCGTTCGCCGCACAGCTCAGCTACCGTGTGGAACCTGGCGCCAGCGACGCCGTGGTGTACCCGGGCGATGGTCCGTTTGACCAGCGCCTGGGCTACAGCGCCCTCGATGAATTCCTGCCACGCCTGCTCAAGCGCAATTACCTGATCCAGGCGCAGGCGCGTTTTTCCCCGGCACTGATGAACTACACCGAACACGGTTTGTTCGTGCCCTACGCGGAAAAAGTCCAGGCCGGCCTGACCATCACCGATTGCCGTGCCGCACCGCTGTACAGCTTTACCTACCCGCAACAACTGTATGCCAACTTTGCCGCGATCCCGCCGCTGGTGGTGCAGAGCCTGCTGTTTATCGAAGACCGCGACTTGCTGGACACCAGGCAACCCTTCGCCAACCCGGCGGTGGACTGGCCGCGCTTCGCCAAGGCCGCCTGGTCGCAGGTGGCCAAACTCCTGCACTTGCCGGGGCAAACGGCGGGTGGCAGCACCCTGGCCACGCAGTTGGAAAAATACCGCCACTCGCCCGACGGCCTGACCCTGTCCGGTGGCGAGAAAATCCGCCAGATGATTTCCGCCAGCGTCCGCGCCTATCAACCGGGGCCGAACACCCTGGGTAGCCGGCAGAATATCGTGCGCGATTACCTCAACAGCGTGCCGCTGTCGGCGGTGCCAGGCCACGGTGAGGTGCATGGCCTGGCCGAGGGGTTACGCGTGTGGTACGGCGCCGATTTCAACCAGGTCAATGCCCTGCTGGCCGGCAACGCGCCCAAAGACCTGGGCGCAAAGGGCCTGGCACTGCGCGAAGTGCTGTCATTGATGATTGCCCAACGCCGGCCTTCGCACTATTTGACCAAAGGCCGGGAGGAGCTGGCGCAACTGACCGATAGCCATATCCGCCTGCTGGCGCAGAACAACGTGATCGACCCGGCGCTGGCCAAGGCGGCCCTCACCAGCCATGTCACCTACCGCGACTGGCAGCTGCAACCGACGGTGCAGCCGGTGGAAACCAACAAGGCGATCAACGTCGCCCGCAGCCGATTGGCCAATCTGCTCAACCGTCCGTTGTACGATCTTGACCGCCTCGATCTGTCGGCCACCAGCACCCTCAACTACGACTTGCAAACCCAGGCCACCGACTATCTCAAGCACCTGGCAGACCCGACGTTCGCCGCGCAAATGGGCCTGCTCGGCCCGCGCCTGCTCACCCCGCAAAGCACGCCCCAGGTGCGCTACAGCTTCACCCTGTTCGAACTGACGCCCGATGGCGCGCGGGTTCGGGTCCAAACCGACAACACCGACCAGCCCTTCGATATCAACGAAGGCAGCAAACTCGAACTGGGCTCCACCGCCAAGTTGCGGGTGCTCACCACCTACCTGCAAATCATCACCGAGCTGCACGATCGCTATGGCGCACAACGCGCTGCCGATCTGAAGAAAATCGAAGTGCCCGACCAGGATCCATTATCGCGCTGGGCGTTGGACTACCTGATCCAGAGCCCCGACCGAGACCTGTCCCGGATGCTCGACGCAGCGCTCGATCGCACCTATTCAGCCAGCCCCGGCGAAGCCTTCTTCACCGGTGGCGGCCTGCACCGCTTCCACAACTTTCGCAATGAAGACAACGGTCGCAGCCCGACCCTGCGCGATGCCCTGCGCGAGTCGATCAACCTGCCGTTCATTCGCCTGATGCGTGACCTGGTGCGCTACACCACCTATTCCGGTGAAGACAACAGCGCGCGGTTGCTCAAGGACGACAGCGACCCGCGTCGCCAGGAATACCTGGCCAAATTCGCCGACCATGAAGGCACCGCGTTCCTGCTCAAGTTCTGGAAAAAGTACCGCAACAAAGACACCCAGGCGCGCCTCGACACGTTCATGGACAGTCTGCACCCCACCGCGATTCGCCTGGCCGCCGTGCACCGTTACCTGCTGCCCCAGGCCAGCCAGGAGAGCTTCAACAGCTTCGTGCGTTCGCACCTCAAGACGCTGAAAACCACCGACAAGCTCACCGATGAACGCCTGGACACGCTGTATAAAAGCTATGGCCCCGGCGCCTACGACCTACCAGACCAGGGCTACATCGCCAAGGTGCACCCGCTGGACCTGTGGCTGCTGGGCTACCTGATCAACCACCCCGACGCGACGTTCACCGAGATGGTCAAAGCCAGTGAATTCGAGCGCCAGGAAGTCTATAGCTGGTTGTTCAAGAGCCGGCACCAGAGCGCACGGGACAGTCGCATCCGCACCATGCTGGAGATCGAAGCCTTCCTCGGTATCCACGAGCGCTGGAAAGCGGTTGGCTACCCCTTCGATCACCTGGTGCCCTCCCTGGCCACCGCCATCGGCAGCTCTGGCGACCGCCCCGCCGCCCTCGCCGAACTCATGGGTATTATCCTCAACGACGGTGTGCGTGTGCCGGCGTTGCGCATCGATAGCCTGCAATTTGCCAGCGGTACGCCTTATGAAACCCGGGTGATCAACGACCCGAACCGTGCCAAGCGCGTGCTGCGCAGCGAAATCGCCACGGCGTTGCGCGGTGCCCTGTCCCAGGTGGTGGACGCCGGCACCGCCAAACGCGTGGCGGGCAGTTTCAAACTGGCCGACGGCACACCCCTGGGCATGGGTGGCAAGACCGGCACGGGCGACAACCGTATCGAAGCCATGGGCGCCGGCGGACGCATCCTCAGTTCCAAATCCATCAACCGCACCGCCACCTTCGTGTTCTACATCGGCGAGCATCATTTCGGCACGCTGACAGCCTTCGTCCCCGGCGCGTCGGCGGAGCACTTCACGTTCACCTCGGCCCTGCCGGTGCAAGTGCTCAAGGGCATGGCGCCGATCCTGACGCCCTATCTGCAACCGGGCACACAGACGCTGTGTGTGGCGCGCTGA
- a CDS encoding amino acid permease: MPVGNHLPHGETAQGGPLKRELGERHIRLMALGACIGVGLFLGSAKAIEMAGPAIMLSYIIGGLAILVIMRALGEMAVHNPVAGSFSRYAQDYLGPLAGFLTGWNYWFLWLVTCVAEITAVAVYMGVWFPDVPRWIWALAALVSMGTINLIAVKAFGEFEFWFALIKIVTIIAMVIGGVGIIAFGFGNDGVALGISNLWAHGGFLPNGVQGVLMSLQMVMFAYLGVEMIGLTAGEAKNPQKTIPNAIGSVFWRILLFYVGALFVILSIYPWNEIGTQGSPFVMTFERLGIKTAAGIINFVVITAALSSCNGGIFSTGRMLYSLAQNGQAPAAFGTTSRNGVPRKALLLSIFALLLGVLLNYLVPEKVFVWVTSIATFGAIWTWVMILLAQLKFRQGLSPAERAGLKYRMWLYPVSSYLALAFLVLVVGLMAYFPDTRIALYVGPVFLVLLTVLFYVFKLQPTDVGQRAPHSV; encoded by the coding sequence ATGCCAGTTGGCAATCACCTGCCCCATGGCGAGACCGCTCAGGGCGGCCCGCTGAAACGTGAACTGGGCGAACGGCATATTCGCCTGATGGCCCTTGGCGCCTGTATCGGCGTCGGCCTGTTCCTTGGCTCGGCCAAGGCCATTGAAATGGCCGGCCCGGCGATTATGCTTTCCTACATCATTGGCGGCCTGGCGATCCTGGTGATCATGCGCGCGCTGGGTGAAATGGCCGTGCACAACCCTGTCGCCGGCTCGTTCAGCCGTTACGCGCAGGACTACCTTGGCCCGTTGGCGGGCTTCCTCACCGGCTGGAACTACTGGTTCCTGTGGCTGGTGACCTGCGTCGCGGAAATCACCGCCGTCGCGGTGTACATGGGCGTCTGGTTCCCCGATGTGCCGCGCTGGATCTGGGCCCTGGCGGCCCTGGTCAGCATGGGCACGATCAACCTGATCGCGGTCAAGGCCTTCGGTGAGTTCGAATTCTGGTTCGCGCTGATCAAGATCGTCACCATCATCGCCATGGTGATCGGCGGTGTCGGCATCATCGCGTTCGGCTTTGGCAATGACGGCGTCGCGCTGGGTATTTCCAACCTGTGGGCGCACGGCGGCTTCCTGCCCAACGGCGTGCAGGGCGTGCTGATGTCCCTGCAGATGGTGATGTTCGCCTACCTGGGCGTGGAAATGATCGGCCTCACCGCCGGTGAAGCGAAGAACCCGCAGAAGACCATTCCGAATGCCATTGGCTCGGTGTTCTGGCGCATCCTGCTGTTCTACGTCGGTGCGTTGTTCGTCATTCTGTCGATCTACCCGTGGAACGAAATCGGCACCCAGGGCAGCCCGTTCGTGATGACCTTCGAGCGCCTGGGCATCAAGACTGCCGCAGGCATCATCAACTTCGTGGTGATCACTGCCGCGCTGTCGTCGTGCAACGGTGGCATCTTCAGCACCGGGCGCATGCTCTACAGCCTGGCGCAAAACGGCCAGGCGCCGGCAGCCTTCGGCACCACCTCGCGTAACGGCGTGCCGCGCAAGGCGCTGCTGTTGTCGATTTTTGCGTTGCTGCTGGGCGTGTTGCTCAACTACCTGGTGCCGGAAAAAGTCTTTGTCTGGGTGACCTCGATTGCCACCTTCGGCGCAATCTGGACCTGGGTGATGATCTTGCTGGCGCAGCTCAAGTTTCGCCAGGGCCTGAGCCCGGCCGAACGTGCCGGCCTCAAGTACCGCATGTGGCTGTACCCGGTCAGTTCGTACCTGGCCTTGGCGTTCCTGGTGCTGGTGGTGGGCCTGATGGCGTACTTCCCGGATACCCGTATCGCGCTGTACGTAGGCCCGGTATTCCTGGTGCTGCTGACGGTACTGTTCTACGTGTTCAAGTTGCAGCCGACTGACGTCGGGCAACGGGCCCCCCACTCGGTTTGA